A genomic segment from Streptosporangium roseum DSM 43021 encodes:
- a CDS encoding PadR family transcriptional regulator produces MSLRIALLGLLTVSGPASGYDLTKLFESSINNAWQARHSQIYPELNKMAAEGLVTVEEEGPRGRKTYTITEDGARELRTWLIEKEPSRSHRSEGALRAFLLPTLEPHEAAALLRAEAESYGVRLAELEAIRAAKSSWKEPGFGHYALDLGIRQTRLMCEWAEETAAEIEGSTRS; encoded by the coding sequence ATGTCCCTTCGGATCGCACTCCTCGGCCTGTTGACCGTCTCCGGCCCCGCCAGCGGCTACGACCTGACGAAACTGTTCGAGAGCTCGATCAACAACGCCTGGCAGGCCCGGCACAGCCAGATCTACCCGGAGCTGAACAAGATGGCCGCCGAGGGCCTGGTGACGGTCGAGGAGGAGGGACCGCGCGGCCGGAAGACCTACACGATCACCGAAGACGGCGCGCGGGAGCTGCGCACGTGGCTGATCGAGAAGGAGCCGTCACGGTCGCACCGCAGCGAGGGGGCGCTGCGCGCCTTCCTGCTGCCCACGCTGGAGCCGCACGAGGCCGCGGCGCTGCTGCGCGCGGAGGCCGAGTCCTACGGCGTCAGGCTGGCCGAACTGGAGGCGATCCGCGCGGCCAAGTCCTCGTGGAAGGAGCCCGGCTTCGGTCACTACGCCCTGGACCTGGGCATCCGCCAGACGCGGCTGATGTGCGAGTGGGCCGAGGAGACCGCGGCCGAGATCGAGGGATCTACCCGCAGCTAG
- a CDS encoding MDR family MFS transporter yields MSNDLSTSPTETRPGNGLLLLAVLGGMFLAMLDQTIVGTALPRITQELGGTGLYTWVVTAYLLTSTITVPLYGRLSDTYGRKPLLLTGVVLFLIGSLLCGLAQDMSQLIGFRALQGLGAGALLPLSLALVADLFPPDKSGRVQGALGGVMALSYIAGPFLGGVFTDQASWRWAFLVNLPIGLVLIAIIVVRLPHVAGQGRGVRPDYLGIAVFSGAIGALLLGLTEKGLDDHAWTSGPVLWPVVTSVLLLTLFVLVERRAAQPIIPLELFRNRTYTLANATSFLTAFCLYAGVVFLPRYFQESLGLSATESGLRIYPLMLGMVAGSGIAGVLMSRTQRYKPWLIAGVGLIVLGALLCAGLTAETSGLALAGWMALLGLGMGPMLSGLTVAVQYSVPPRFIGTASANLTFFRQIGGSVALALAGTLYASVVRDEAPVHGLSAAHASAAASVIPWLAVGGALVALVALVALPGGRIKALAAGPATLDG; encoded by the coding sequence GTGTCTAATGACCTATCGACCTCCCCGACGGAGACCCGCCCCGGGAACGGGCTGCTCCTCCTCGCCGTCCTCGGCGGGATGTTCCTGGCCATGCTCGACCAGACGATCGTCGGCACCGCGCTGCCCCGGATCACCCAGGAGCTCGGCGGCACGGGCCTCTACACCTGGGTCGTGACGGCCTACCTGCTGACCTCCACGATCACCGTCCCGCTGTACGGCAGGCTGTCGGACACCTACGGACGCAAGCCGCTGCTGCTCACCGGCGTCGTGCTGTTCCTGATCGGCTCGCTCCTGTGCGGTCTCGCCCAGGACATGAGCCAGCTCATCGGCTTCCGCGCGCTGCAGGGTCTGGGCGCGGGAGCGTTGCTGCCGCTCTCCCTGGCACTGGTGGCCGACCTGTTCCCGCCGGACAAGAGCGGCCGGGTCCAGGGCGCGCTGGGCGGGGTGATGGCGCTGAGCTACATCGCCGGCCCGTTCCTCGGCGGCGTCTTCACCGACCAGGCCAGCTGGCGCTGGGCCTTCCTGGTCAACCTCCCCATCGGCCTGGTCCTCATCGCGATCATCGTGGTACGGCTGCCGCACGTGGCCGGTCAGGGGCGCGGCGTCCGCCCCGACTATCTCGGCATCGCGGTCTTCAGCGGGGCGATCGGCGCGCTGCTCCTCGGCCTGACCGAAAAGGGCCTGGACGACCATGCCTGGACCAGCGGACCCGTGCTGTGGCCCGTTGTGACGTCGGTCCTGCTCCTGACGCTGTTCGTGCTCGTCGAGCGCAGGGCGGCGCAGCCGATCATCCCCCTGGAGCTGTTCCGCAACCGGACCTACACGCTGGCCAACGCGACCTCGTTCCTCACCGCGTTCTGCCTCTACGCCGGGGTGGTGTTCCTGCCGCGCTACTTCCAGGAGTCCCTGGGGCTGAGCGCCACCGAGTCGGGCCTGCGCATCTACCCGCTCATGCTCGGAATGGTGGCCGGCAGCGGGATCGCCGGCGTGCTCATGTCCAGGACCCAGCGTTACAAGCCGTGGCTGATCGCCGGGGTGGGCCTCATCGTGCTCGGGGCGCTGCTCTGCGCCGGGCTCACCGCCGAGACCTCGGGCCTGGCCCTCGCGGGGTGGATGGCGCTCCTCGGCCTGGGCATGGGGCCGATGCTGTCCGGGCTGACCGTGGCGGTCCAGTATTCGGTCCCGCCCCGGTTCATCGGCACCGCCAGCGCGAACCTGACCTTCTTCCGGCAGATCGGCGGCTCGGTCGCGCTGGCCCTCGCCGGGACCCTCTACGCCTCGGTGGTCAGGGACGAGGCGCCCGTCCACGGACTGAGCGCCGCGCACGCCTCCGCCGCCGCGAGCGTCATCCCCTGGCTCGCCGTCGGCGGGGCGCTCGTCGCGCTCGTCGCGCTGGTCGCCCTGCCCGGAGGCCGGATCAAGGCACTCGCCGCAGGACCGGCGACGCTGGACGGGTAA
- a CDS encoding malate dehydrogenase has translation MAQTPVKVTVTGAAGQIGYALLFRIASGQLLGADVPVKLSLLEIPQAVKAAEGTAMELDDCAFPLLSGIEVTDDANKAFDGASVALLVGARPRTAGMERGDLLQANGGIFGPQGKAINDNAADDIRVLVVGNPANTNSLIAQQHAPDVPAERFTAMTRLDHNRALSQLAAKLQVPVAEIKKMTIWGNHSATQYPDLFHAEVGGKIAAEQVDEAWLRDTFIPTVAKRGAAIIEARGASSAASAANAAIDHVFDWVNGTEWTSAAIPSDGSYGVPEGLISSFPVASRDGKWEIIQGLEIDAFSRERIDASVRELEEERAAVRELGLI, from the coding sequence ATGGCCCAGACTCCCGTAAAGGTCACCGTCACCGGCGCCGCCGGTCAGATCGGCTACGCGCTGCTGTTCCGCATCGCGTCGGGCCAGTTGCTGGGCGCCGACGTCCCGGTCAAGCTGAGCCTGCTGGAGATCCCGCAGGCGGTCAAGGCCGCCGAGGGCACCGCGATGGAGCTCGACGACTGCGCGTTCCCGCTGCTGAGCGGCATCGAGGTCACCGACGACGCCAACAAGGCCTTCGACGGCGCCAGCGTCGCGCTGCTGGTCGGCGCCCGCCCGCGTACGGCCGGGATGGAGCGCGGCGACCTGCTCCAGGCCAACGGCGGCATCTTCGGCCCGCAGGGCAAGGCGATCAACGACAACGCGGCCGACGACATCCGCGTCCTGGTCGTGGGCAACCCGGCGAACACCAACTCGCTGATCGCCCAGCAGCACGCCCCGGACGTCCCGGCGGAGCGCTTCACGGCGATGACCCGCCTGGACCACAACCGCGCGCTGTCCCAGCTCGCGGCCAAGCTCCAGGTCCCGGTCGCCGAGATCAAGAAGATGACCATCTGGGGCAACCACTCCGCCACGCAGTACCCCGACCTGTTCCACGCCGAGGTCGGCGGCAAGATCGCCGCCGAGCAGGTGGACGAGGCCTGGCTGCGCGACACCTTCATCCCGACCGTCGCCAAGCGCGGCGCCGCGATCATCGAGGCCCGGGGCGCGTCCTCGGCCGCCTCCGCCGCCAACGCCGCGATCGACCACGTCTTCGACTGGGTCAACGGCACCGAGTGGACCTCCGCCGCGATCCCCTCCGACGGCTCGTACGGCGTGCCCGAGGGCCTCATCTCCTCCTTCCCCGTCGCCTCGCGCGACGGCAAGTGGGAGATCATCCAGGGCCTGGAGATCGACGCCTTCTCCCGCGAGCGCATCGACGCCTCGGTGCGCGAGCTCGAAGAGGAGCGCGCCGCCGTCCGCGAGCTCGGTCTCATCTGA
- a CDS encoding DUF11 domain-containing protein, whose product MAHGAARVVVGIVSLALVGAPEAVLAEPGKRDVSGADLSVRLETSPRVAQPGQPLLYRAEVHNTGPEDAVLPLLTISLPEGVEILRVDVAECRPGATASEVVCASQQDVVAGTSGGVTISGLVRPGARGPLEATATLSSEIVDANEGNNSDQTMTPVDEGADLAVRLSRRARAGRLFMMGAVVRNRGPRVVRDAALFFHTKRARLLSAKGARCRSYPGLVGCKLRAVRSGKRVSLRLAFRAHRHALRAKATVYSTHVGDRRPANNMARINLR is encoded by the coding sequence ATGGCGCATGGTGCGGCGCGGGTCGTCGTTGGAATTGTCAGTCTTGCTCTCGTCGGAGCACCCGAGGCGGTGCTGGCGGAGCCGGGGAAAAGGGATGTCAGCGGAGCGGATCTGTCCGTTCGGCTGGAGACCTCGCCGAGGGTCGCGCAACCGGGGCAGCCGCTTCTCTACCGAGCAGAGGTGCACAACACCGGGCCCGAGGACGCCGTGCTGCCCCTGCTCACCATCAGCCTGCCCGAGGGGGTGGAGATCCTCCGCGTCGACGTCGCCGAGTGCCGTCCGGGCGCGACGGCCAGCGAGGTGGTCTGCGCCTCGCAGCAGGACGTCGTGGCCGGGACCAGCGGAGGGGTGACGATCAGCGGCCTGGTCCGTCCGGGCGCGCGCGGCCCGCTGGAGGCGACCGCGACGCTCTCCTCGGAGATCGTCGACGCGAACGAGGGGAACAACTCCGACCAGACGATGACCCCGGTGGACGAGGGGGCGGACCTGGCGGTCCGGCTGTCACGCAGGGCGCGTGCCGGCCGGCTGTTCATGATGGGCGCCGTGGTCCGCAACCGGGGGCCCCGGGTGGTCCGCGACGCCGCGCTCTTCTTTCACACCAAGAGGGCGCGGTTGCTGTCGGCGAAGGGGGCGCGCTGCCGGTCGTATCCCGGCCTCGTCGGCTGCAAGCTGCGCGCGGTCCGTTCCGGCAAGCGGGTCAGCCTCCGCCTCGCCTTCCGCGCCCACAGGCACGCGCTGAGGGCCAAGGCGACCGTCTACTCCACCCACGTGGGCGACCGCCGCCCCGCCAACAACATGGCCCGCATCAACCTGCGCTAG
- the galE gene encoding UDP-glucose 4-epimerase GalE yields MKLLVTGGAGYIGSVVAAQLVEAGHQVTVLDDLSTGHADAVPAGARFVEGSVTEAADVLPGMDGVLHFAAKSLVGESVERPGLYWAHNLGGTLSLLDAMRTAGVGRIVFSSTAATYGEPERSPVVETDPTRPTNPYGASKLAVDTALTTFAGMYGLAAVSLRYFNVGGAHTGGDGRVYRERHTVETHLIPNLLAVALGGRESVSMFGTDYPTPDGTCVRDYIHVGDLARAHLLALEACSPGEHKIYNLGNGTGFSVREVLAVCREVTGHEIPAVVRERRAGDPAVLVASSEKIQRELGWKPEHPSVRDIVADAWAALPKHV; encoded by the coding sequence GTGAAGCTGCTGGTCACCGGAGGCGCCGGATACATCGGGAGCGTCGTCGCGGCGCAACTCGTCGAGGCGGGCCATCAGGTCACCGTGCTGGACGACCTCTCCACCGGCCACGCGGACGCGGTGCCGGCGGGCGCCCGCTTCGTGGAAGGGTCGGTCACCGAGGCCGCGGACGTGCTGCCCGGGATGGACGGCGTGCTCCACTTCGCGGCGAAGTCCCTGGTCGGGGAGTCGGTGGAGAGGCCCGGACTCTACTGGGCGCACAACCTCGGCGGGACCCTGTCCCTGCTCGACGCCATGCGGACCGCCGGGGTCGGCCGGATCGTGTTCTCCTCCACCGCCGCCACCTACGGCGAGCCGGAGCGCTCCCCGGTCGTGGAGACCGACCCCACCCGGCCGACCAACCCCTACGGCGCGTCCAAGCTGGCGGTCGACACCGCGCTGACCACCTTCGCCGGGATGTACGGCCTGGCCGCGGTGAGCCTGCGCTACTTCAACGTGGGCGGCGCCCACACCGGTGGGGACGGGCGGGTCTACCGCGAACGACACACCGTGGAGACCCACCTGATCCCCAACCTCCTCGCCGTCGCACTCGGCGGGCGCGAGTCGGTCAGCATGTTCGGCACGGACTACCCGACCCCGGACGGGACATGCGTCCGCGACTACATCCATGTGGGCGATCTGGCGCGGGCCCACCTGCTCGCCCTGGAGGCCTGCTCGCCGGGGGAACACAAGATCTACAACCTGGGCAACGGCACGGGTTTCTCGGTGCGGGAGGTTCTGGCGGTGTGCCGCGAGGTCACCGGGCACGAGATCCCGGCGGTCGTGCGCGAGCGCCGGGCCGGCGATCCGGCGGTGCTGGTGGCCTCCTCGGAGAAGATCCAGCGGGAGCTCGGCTGGAAGCCGGAGCATCCGTCCGTCCGGGACATCGTCGCCGACGCCTGGGCCGCCCTGCCCAAGCACGTCTAG
- a CDS encoding hemolysin family protein, which produces MNSVLANIALVMLFVLIGGFFAAAEMAMVSLRESQVRRLDTRGRRGARAAKLARDPNRFLSAVQIGVTVATMLSAAFGADTLAKDLIPVVDGWGVPEAVSAPLSLVLVTLAISYASLVLGELAPKRIARQRAEGISLLVAPFLDRMAVLSRPIIWGLSKSTDGVVKLLGGNPEADREEISTEELRDMVVGHQELTLDERHLIAEVFAAGKRQLREVMLPRTEVEFMSADTRLAEAAVLAAAMPHSRFPIYRDSYDDIVGFVHIRDLLDPVLTGSIEPISELVPIRPVKLVPTSKRVLATLSEMRGEGHHLAIVVDEYGGTAGIVTLEDLVEELIGDIRDEHDVEDEQVVLPAGEVELDGLANLDEVATETGIRLADGPYETLGGFVMAALGHLPTLGERVEIPGFEMSVTDMDGRRVSRVRIKRRTVPPETPDTPAPDASSPGTPAPGTSSPDASSPGTPAPGTSSPDASSPGTPAPGTSSPDASSPGTPAPGTSSPGTSSPGTSSPGTRAPGASPPDTPAAFGPEAPFTPDT; this is translated from the coding sequence GTGAACAGCGTCCTGGCGAACATCGCCTTGGTCATGCTTTTCGTATTGATCGGGGGGTTCTTCGCCGCCGCCGAGATGGCCATGGTCTCCCTCAGGGAGAGCCAGGTGCGCAGGCTCGACACCCGGGGCCGTAGAGGGGCGAGGGCGGCCAAGCTCGCCCGCGATCCCAACCGGTTCCTGTCGGCGGTGCAGATCGGGGTCACCGTGGCGACCATGCTGTCGGCGGCGTTCGGCGCCGACACCCTCGCCAAGGACCTCATCCCGGTCGTGGACGGCTGGGGCGTGCCCGAGGCCGTCTCGGCCCCCCTCTCCCTGGTGCTGGTGACGCTGGCGATCTCCTACGCCTCGCTGGTTCTGGGGGAGCTCGCGCCCAAGCGGATCGCCCGGCAGCGGGCCGAAGGGATCTCGCTGCTGGTCGCGCCGTTCCTGGACCGGATGGCCGTGCTGTCCAGGCCGATCATCTGGGGCCTGTCCAAGTCCACCGACGGCGTGGTCAAACTGCTCGGCGGCAACCCGGAGGCCGACCGCGAGGAGATCTCCACCGAGGAACTGCGCGACATGGTGGTCGGCCACCAGGAGCTCACCCTGGACGAGCGGCACCTGATCGCGGAGGTCTTCGCGGCGGGCAAGCGGCAGCTCCGCGAGGTGATGCTGCCGCGCACCGAGGTGGAGTTCATGTCCGCCGACACCCGGCTGGCCGAGGCCGCCGTCCTGGCCGCGGCCATGCCGCACTCCCGCTTCCCCATCTACCGCGACTCCTACGATGACATCGTGGGCTTCGTCCACATCCGGGACCTGCTGGATCCGGTGCTGACCGGGTCGATCGAGCCGATCAGCGAGCTGGTGCCGATCCGGCCGGTCAAGCTGGTCCCCACCAGCAAGCGGGTGCTGGCCACGCTGTCGGAGATGCGCGGGGAGGGGCACCACCTGGCGATCGTGGTCGACGAGTACGGCGGCACCGCCGGGATCGTCACCCTGGAGGACCTGGTCGAGGAGCTCATCGGCGACATCCGTGACGAGCACGACGTCGAGGACGAGCAGGTCGTGCTGCCCGCCGGGGAGGTCGAGCTCGACGGGCTGGCCAACCTCGACGAGGTGGCGACCGAGACCGGGATCCGGCTGGCCGACGGCCCCTACGAGACCCTTGGCGGGTTCGTCATGGCGGCCCTGGGGCATCTGCCGACCCTGGGGGAGCGGGTGGAGATACCGGGGTTCGAGATGTCGGTCACGGACATGGACGGCCGCAGGGTCTCCCGGGTCCGCATCAAGCGCCGGACCGTCCCGCCGGAGACCCCGGACACTCCCGCCCCGGACGCCTCCTCCCCGGGTACTCCCGCCCCGGGCACCTCCTCCCCGGACGCCTCCTCCCCGGGTACTCCCGCCCCGGGCACCTCCTCCCCGGACGCCTCCTCCCCGGGTACTCCCGCCCCGGGCACCTCCTCCCCGGACGCCTCCTCCCCGGGTACTCCCGCCCCGGGCACCTCCTCCCCGGGCACCTCCTCCCCGGGCACCTCCTCCCCGGGCACTCGGGCACCGGGCGCCTCGCCGCCGGACACGCCGGCCGCTTTCGGGCCGGAGGCGCCGTTCACTCCGGACACCTGA
- the trpS gene encoding tryptophan--tRNA ligase, with amino-acid sequence MASPRVLSGIQPTADSFHLGNYLGAVRQYVAMQEGHDAFYCVVDLHAITVDYQPETLRRRTRVAAAQLFAAGLDPERSTVFVQSHVREHSELAWVLICLTGMGEAGRMTQFKDKSAKSGESSASVGLFTYPILQAADILLYQADKVPVGADQKQHLELTRDLAQRFNHRFGETFTLPKPHIVAGVEKITDLQDPTAKMSKSSSSPGGILDLLEQPGPLRKKVMRAVTDTGSEVLADDENKPGVTNLLRIQSALTGTPISELEARYAGQGYGAFKKDVAEVVVDTFTPIRERTEKLLADEAELDRMLAVGAARARAVAAETMTRVRDRVGFLPTL; translated from the coding sequence ATGGCCAGTCCCCGTGTCCTCTCCGGAATCCAGCCCACCGCAGACTCCTTCCACCTGGGCAACTACCTCGGTGCCGTGCGGCAGTACGTCGCGATGCAGGAGGGGCACGACGCGTTCTACTGCGTCGTCGACCTGCACGCGATCACGGTGGACTACCAGCCGGAGACGCTGCGCCGGCGCACCAGGGTCGCCGCCGCCCAGCTCTTCGCCGCCGGTCTGGACCCGGAGCGCTCCACGGTCTTCGTGCAGAGCCACGTCCGCGAGCACAGCGAGCTGGCCTGGGTGCTGATCTGCCTCACCGGCATGGGCGAGGCCGGCCGGATGACCCAGTTCAAGGACAAGTCGGCGAAGTCCGGTGAGAGCTCGGCCAGCGTCGGCCTGTTCACCTACCCGATCCTTCAGGCCGCCGACATCCTGCTCTACCAGGCCGACAAGGTCCCGGTCGGGGCCGACCAGAAGCAGCACCTGGAGCTCACCCGCGACCTCGCGCAGCGCTTCAACCACCGCTTCGGCGAGACCTTCACGCTGCCCAAGCCGCACATCGTCGCGGGCGTCGAGAAGATCACCGACCTGCAGGATCCCACGGCCAAGATGTCCAAGTCGTCGTCCTCGCCCGGCGGCATCCTGGACCTGCTGGAGCAGCCGGGGCCGCTCCGCAAGAAGGTCATGCGCGCGGTCACCGACACCGGCTCGGAGGTCCTCGCCGACGACGAGAACAAGCCCGGCGTCACCAACCTGCTCCGCATCCAGTCCGCGCTGACCGGCACGCCGATCTCCGAGCTTGAGGCCCGATACGCCGGGCAGGGATACGGCGCCTTCAAGAAGGACGTGGCCGAGGTCGTCGTCGACACCTTCACGCCGATCCGGGAGCGGACCGAGAAGCTGCTGGCCGACGAGGCCGAGCTCGACAGGATGCTCGCCGTCGGCGCCGCTCGGGCCCGCGCCGTGGCCGCCGAGACCATGACCAGGGTCCGCGACCGGGTGGGGTTCCTGCCCACCCTCTGA
- a CDS encoding YihY/virulence factor BrkB family protein: MTSVQERIEVLREWGRSKVGSTRVRWPWVDHLIRTVHRYQIQSGDRLAGAVTYFAFLSFFPIIALAFAVFGFFLSVRPDAIRTLQQAIDQYLPGLADQLPIQQIADSRASAGVIGLVGLLYAGLGAVDALRGALREISMTTEPPLNFFLAKLRDLAALILVGITMIASVLVGGFATQASGTVSEWLGLSQSMIGSGSIWFAGLAVSILADTVLFVIILRWMGRSRQPFRVVLRGALLGALAFGLLKQLAALILSRTLNNPIYGVFAVMVGLLIWINLSARVILYAAAWTETASLGPPPEPTPIPTGSVPLQ; encoded by the coding sequence GTGACGAGCGTGCAGGAACGGATCGAGGTGCTCCGCGAGTGGGGCCGGTCGAAGGTCGGCTCCACCCGGGTCCGGTGGCCCTGGGTCGATCATCTGATCAGGACCGTGCATCGGTACCAGATCCAGTCCGGTGACCGGCTGGCCGGGGCGGTGACCTATTTCGCGTTCCTGTCGTTCTTCCCGATCATCGCGCTGGCGTTCGCGGTCTTCGGTTTCTTCCTGTCCGTCCGGCCGGACGCCATCAGGACCCTGCAGCAGGCCATCGACCAGTATCTGCCCGGCCTCGCCGACCAGCTCCCGATCCAGCAGATCGCCGACTCCCGGGCCAGCGCCGGGGTGATCGGCCTGGTCGGCCTGCTCTACGCGGGGCTCGGCGCCGTCGACGCCCTGCGCGGCGCGCTCCGCGAGATCTCCATGACCACCGAGCCGCCCCTCAACTTCTTCCTGGCCAAGCTCCGTGACCTGGCAGCCCTGATCCTGGTCGGCATCACGATGATCGCCTCGGTGCTGGTCGGCGGTTTCGCGACCCAGGCCAGCGGGACCGTGTCCGAGTGGCTGGGCCTGTCGCAGTCGATGATCGGAAGCGGCTCGATCTGGTTCGCCGGCCTGGCCGTCAGCATCCTGGCGGACACCGTCCTCTTCGTGATCATCCTGCGCTGGATGGGCCGGTCGAGGCAGCCGTTCCGGGTGGTGCTGCGCGGCGCGCTGCTGGGCGCGCTCGCCTTCGGTCTGCTCAAGCAGCTCGCCGCGCTGATCCTGTCGAGGACGCTCAACAACCCCATCTACGGGGTGTTCGCGGTGATGGTCGGGCTGCTGATCTGGATCAACCTCTCGGCCCGCGTGATCCTCTACGCGGCGGCCTGGACGGAGACCGCCTCGCTCGGCCCTCCGCCCGAGCCCACTCCGATCCCCACCGGCAGCGTCCCCCTCCAGTAG
- a CDS encoding D-alanyl-D-alanine carboxypeptidase family protein has protein sequence MKYVAPVGVLLAATTFLGVSAHAENGPVGGKDLGGRGLVSPAGVKAPPKTAAKSYVVADAETGEVLAAKDPHGRYLPASTLKALTALTLIPKLDKDLKVKPSSRAVNEEGSAVGLVSKPIYTVDDLFKALMLVSGNDCAMALAEANGGLAKTLRDMNTEAQRLQAFDTVAKTPSGLDKPGQSSSAYDLALIARAGLANDDFQRYISTKVDKFPAPKGYYEIGNHNKLLWRYKGMIGVKNGWTSKALGSFVGAARRNGHTIIVSVMRHEGYFWDEVADLLDWGFATRGKAVPVGRLVDPLPAPAPLPTGPATPLATPTRPVTSASPAGDAAGAASGSGGIPAVGLYALGAGLLGGVIWLVYGIRRRSR, from the coding sequence ATGAAATACGTCGCGCCCGTCGGGGTGCTGCTCGCGGCGACCACCTTCCTGGGCGTTTCCGCGCATGCCGAGAACGGGCCGGTCGGCGGCAAGGATCTCGGCGGCCGGGGCCTCGTCAGCCCGGCGGGAGTGAAGGCGCCGCCGAAGACGGCCGCCAAGTCCTACGTGGTCGCGGACGCCGAAACCGGGGAGGTGCTCGCCGCCAAGGACCCCCACGGGCGCTACCTCCCGGCGAGCACGCTCAAGGCCCTGACCGCGCTCACTCTCATCCCCAAGCTCGACAAGGACCTGAAGGTCAAGCCGAGCAGCCGTGCCGTGAACGAGGAGGGCAGCGCCGTCGGCCTGGTCTCCAAGCCCATCTACACCGTGGACGACCTGTTCAAGGCGTTGATGCTGGTCTCGGGGAACGACTGCGCGATGGCGCTGGCCGAGGCCAACGGCGGTCTGGCCAAGACGCTGCGGGACATGAACACCGAGGCTCAGCGGCTCCAGGCCTTCGACACGGTGGCCAAGACACCGAGCGGGCTGGACAAGCCGGGCCAGAGCAGCTCCGCCTACGACCTGGCGCTGATCGCCCGGGCCGGGCTGGCCAATGACGATTTCCAGCGATATATCAGCACGAAGGTCGATAAGTTTCCCGCCCCCAAGGGCTACTACGAGATCGGCAACCACAACAAGCTGCTCTGGCGCTACAAGGGCATGATCGGCGTCAAGAACGGCTGGACCTCCAAGGCCCTGGGCAGCTTCGTCGGCGCGGCCAGGCGGAACGGCCACACCATCATCGTGTCGGTCATGCGGCACGAGGGTTACTTCTGGGACGAGGTCGCCGACCTGCTCGACTGGGGCTTCGCCACCCGCGGCAAGGCCGTCCCGGTCGGCCGGCTGGTGGACCCGCTCCCCGCACCCGCCCCCCTGCCGACCGGCCCGGCCACCCCGCTCGCCACCCCCACGCGTCCGGTGACGTCGGCGTCCCCCGCCGGCGACGCCGCGGGAGCCGCGTCCGGCTCCGGCGGGATCCCCGCCGTGGGCCTCTACGCGCTGGGCGCGGGCCTGCTCGGCGGCGTGATCTGGCTGGTGTACGGCATCCGCAGACGGTCCCGCTAG
- a CDS encoding SCO4848 family membrane protein, producing MQMSRKIAGFLVALAAFMIFEWVNLGFNLADGHPTAFYVVHGILVAVNIILAIVLGVIGLRGLVKRPQGPPV from the coding sequence ATGCAAATGTCGCGAAAGATCGCCGGATTCCTGGTCGCCCTCGCCGCCTTCATGATCTTCGAGTGGGTCAACCTCGGCTTCAACCTCGCGGACGGTCACCCGACGGCCTTCTACGTGGTGCACGGCATCCTGGTCGCCGTGAACATCATCCTGGCGATCGTGCTGGGCGTGATCGGCCTACGCGGACTGGTTAAGCGCCCGCAGGGTCCTCCGGTGTAG